One genomic region from Phycodurus eques isolate BA_2022a chromosome 16, UOR_Pequ_1.1, whole genome shotgun sequence encodes:
- the LOC133414936 gene encoding galectin-3-binding protein A-like isoform X2 gives MAQRRNFLSLWLLLLFDVSGSAVKFSIFTKPPEAQEGAMRLSGSERPWEGRVEVYHNDRWGTVCDDGWDMAEAQVVCRQLNFPGAKSVVVGKNYRQASGPIWLDDVKCDGTEMSLFACRTENWGVTDCTHKEDVGVICEPPNTNVTVWNFTHNLDHSISLSDDLGALLDSGRGCDFLIVFESAAGNKGDNDTLETTICTHKAILSQFRVFNMPAGITINVSLACQPYVTSFVRYLYTRKMDVTVSSAQCLHQLASEFKLKRLMGDIGRLFTQILPDDSSFQTQLSLLQYATQTEDIILWENCMQYLAWNFQKLTQSPAWLNLSWEVLGALLSRSDLVVPDEYFVLKTVESLIQEKGNRSTSEAQVKLLNSVRFPMIPAEELYELEVNSSLYDIHKNVYQEMMLKALQFNVLLFNKLAAHPKFSQDDHYQPRIYTAEPWGVVINATNSAGKPRESDQNSHRTGSPYFDMYGNLMDRYHKPAQYEETLSERFSTRRHGSMLFKDDTVDWVAKVFKTQSECSDQLTTCESFPAAMLVHQGFTHRENIIYRNQLLVICQDKYVCQVQEFKNSMAYIAVNGTKVPTYPCPSEKYIYHFVVRPEYI, from the exons CGAAACCTCCAGAGGCTCAAGAAGGCGCCATGAGGCTTTCCGGCTCTGAGAGACCCTGGGAGGGCCGCGTGGAGGTCTACCACAATGACCGGTGGGGAACCGTGTGCGACGACGGTTGGGACATGGCTGAGGCTCAAGTGGTGTGTCGCCAACTCAATTTCCCAGGAGCCAAATCTGTTGTCGTTGGAAAGAACTACAGACAAG CGTCAGGTCCCATTTGGCTGGATGACGTCAAATGTGACGGCACAGAGATGAGTCTCTTTGCTTGTCGTACGGAGAACTGGGGAGTGACCGACTGCACACATAAAGAGGATGTCGGCGTGATTTGCGAACCACCAA ACACGAACGTGACTGtctggaattttacacacaaccTGGACCACAGCATCAGCCTGTCGGATGATCTGGGCGCCCTACTCGACAGCGGGAGAGGTTGTGATTTCCTGATAGTCTTCGAGAGCGCCGCGGGGAACAAAGGCGACAACGACACCCTGGAGACCACCATCTGCACGCACAAAGCCATCCTCTCACAATTCCGTGTCTTTAACATGCCTGCGGGCATCACGATAAACGTCAGCCTGGCTTGCCAGCCTTATGTCACCTCCTTTGTTAG ATACCTATACACCCGCAAAATGGACGTGACCGTCTCCTCGGCACAGTGCCTCCACCAGCTGGCATCCGAATTTAAGTTGAAGCGACTGATGGGCGACATAGGCCGTCTGTTCACACAGATCCTACCAGACGATTCCTCATTTCAAACCCAGTTGTCCCTTCTTCAGTACGCCACACAAACTGAAGACATCATCCTGTGGGAGAACTGCATGCAGTATTTGGCCTGGAATTTCCAGAAGCTAACCCAGTCCCCAGCTTGGCTCAACCTCTCCTGGGAAGTCCTCGGGGCACTTCTGTCCCGTTCGGACCTGGTGGTGCCAGATGAATATTTTGTGCTGAAGACCGTGGAGAGCCTGATACAGGAGAAGGGTAACAGGTCTACGTCGGAAGCCCAGGTTAAGCTACTAAACAGTGTCCGCTTCCCGATGATCCCTGCGGAGGAATTGTACGAGCTAGAGGTCAACTCCTCTCTGTACGACATTCATAAGAACGTGTATCAGGAGATGATGTTGAAAGCGTTGCAGTTTAACGTGCTGCTCTTCAACAAGCTTGCTGCTCACCCGAAGTTCAGCCAAGATGACCATTACCAGCCCAGGATCTACACCGCCGAGCCGTGGGGCGTGGTCATTAATGCTACGAATAGTGCAGGAAAACCAAGAGAGAGCGATCAAAACTCACACAGAACAGGGAGTCCGTACTTCGATATGTACGGTAACTTAATGGATCGGTATCACAAACCCGCACAATATGAAGAAACCTTATCCGAAAGGTTCAGCACACGTCGCCACGGAAGCATGCTCTTCAAGGACGACACCGTGGATTGGGTGGCGAAGGTCTTCAAGACTCAAAGTGAGTGTTCTGACCAATTGACAACTTGCGAATCGTTCCCTGCGGCTATGCTAGTTCACCAAGGATTCACCCATCGGGAAAACATCATCTACCGGAACCAGCTCCTCGTCATTTGTCAAGATAAGTACGTGTGTCAGGTTCAGGAGTTCAAAAACAGCATGGCCTACATTGCAGTCAACGGTACCAAAGTTCCAACCTACCCGTGTCCCAGTGAAAAGTACATATACCACTTTGTCGTGAGGCCAGAGTACATCTAA
- the LOC133414936 gene encoding galectin-3-binding protein A-like isoform X1 — MAQRRNFLSLWLLLLFDVSGSAVKFSIFSPGIAEFTAKPPEAQEGAMRLSGSERPWEGRVEVYHNDRWGTVCDDGWDMAEAQVVCRQLNFPGAKSVVVGKNYRQASGPIWLDDVKCDGTEMSLFACRTENWGVTDCTHKEDVGVICEPPNTNVTVWNFTHNLDHSISLSDDLGALLDSGRGCDFLIVFESAAGNKGDNDTLETTICTHKAILSQFRVFNMPAGITINVSLACQPYVTSFVRYLYTRKMDVTVSSAQCLHQLASEFKLKRLMGDIGRLFTQILPDDSSFQTQLSLLQYATQTEDIILWENCMQYLAWNFQKLTQSPAWLNLSWEVLGALLSRSDLVVPDEYFVLKTVESLIQEKGNRSTSEAQVKLLNSVRFPMIPAEELYELEVNSSLYDIHKNVYQEMMLKALQFNVLLFNKLAAHPKFSQDDHYQPRIYTAEPWGVVINATNSAGKPRESDQNSHRTGSPYFDMYGNLMDRYHKPAQYEETLSERFSTRRHGSMLFKDDTVDWVAKVFKTQSECSDQLTTCESFPAAMLVHQGFTHRENIIYRNQLLVICQDKYVCQVQEFKNSMAYIAVNGTKVPTYPCPSEKYIYHFVVRPEYI, encoded by the exons CGAAACCTCCAGAGGCTCAAGAAGGCGCCATGAGGCTTTCCGGCTCTGAGAGACCCTGGGAGGGCCGCGTGGAGGTCTACCACAATGACCGGTGGGGAACCGTGTGCGACGACGGTTGGGACATGGCTGAGGCTCAAGTGGTGTGTCGCCAACTCAATTTCCCAGGAGCCAAATCTGTTGTCGTTGGAAAGAACTACAGACAAG CGTCAGGTCCCATTTGGCTGGATGACGTCAAATGTGACGGCACAGAGATGAGTCTCTTTGCTTGTCGTACGGAGAACTGGGGAGTGACCGACTGCACACATAAAGAGGATGTCGGCGTGATTTGCGAACCACCAA ACACGAACGTGACTGtctggaattttacacacaaccTGGACCACAGCATCAGCCTGTCGGATGATCTGGGCGCCCTACTCGACAGCGGGAGAGGTTGTGATTTCCTGATAGTCTTCGAGAGCGCCGCGGGGAACAAAGGCGACAACGACACCCTGGAGACCACCATCTGCACGCACAAAGCCATCCTCTCACAATTCCGTGTCTTTAACATGCCTGCGGGCATCACGATAAACGTCAGCCTGGCTTGCCAGCCTTATGTCACCTCCTTTGTTAG ATACCTATACACCCGCAAAATGGACGTGACCGTCTCCTCGGCACAGTGCCTCCACCAGCTGGCATCCGAATTTAAGTTGAAGCGACTGATGGGCGACATAGGCCGTCTGTTCACACAGATCCTACCAGACGATTCCTCATTTCAAACCCAGTTGTCCCTTCTTCAGTACGCCACACAAACTGAAGACATCATCCTGTGGGAGAACTGCATGCAGTATTTGGCCTGGAATTTCCAGAAGCTAACCCAGTCCCCAGCTTGGCTCAACCTCTCCTGGGAAGTCCTCGGGGCACTTCTGTCCCGTTCGGACCTGGTGGTGCCAGATGAATATTTTGTGCTGAAGACCGTGGAGAGCCTGATACAGGAGAAGGGTAACAGGTCTACGTCGGAAGCCCAGGTTAAGCTACTAAACAGTGTCCGCTTCCCGATGATCCCTGCGGAGGAATTGTACGAGCTAGAGGTCAACTCCTCTCTGTACGACATTCATAAGAACGTGTATCAGGAGATGATGTTGAAAGCGTTGCAGTTTAACGTGCTGCTCTTCAACAAGCTTGCTGCTCACCCGAAGTTCAGCCAAGATGACCATTACCAGCCCAGGATCTACACCGCCGAGCCGTGGGGCGTGGTCATTAATGCTACGAATAGTGCAGGAAAACCAAGAGAGAGCGATCAAAACTCACACAGAACAGGGAGTCCGTACTTCGATATGTACGGTAACTTAATGGATCGGTATCACAAACCCGCACAATATGAAGAAACCTTATCCGAAAGGTTCAGCACACGTCGCCACGGAAGCATGCTCTTCAAGGACGACACCGTGGATTGGGTGGCGAAGGTCTTCAAGACTCAAAGTGAGTGTTCTGACCAATTGACAACTTGCGAATCGTTCCCTGCGGCTATGCTAGTTCACCAAGGATTCACCCATCGGGAAAACATCATCTACCGGAACCAGCTCCTCGTCATTTGTCAAGATAAGTACGTGTGTCAGGTTCAGGAGTTCAAAAACAGCATGGCCTACATTGCAGTCAACGGTACCAAAGTTCCAACCTACCCGTGTCCCAGTGAAAAGTACATATACCACTTTGTCGTGAGGCCAGAGTACATCTAA